In Arthrobacter ramosus, one DNA window encodes the following:
- a CDS encoding peptide ABC transporter substrate-binding protein has product MRFSRTSKALGLLAVAALALTGCGSSGSGSSGQTAAGDPSKIITAYSNEPQHPLIPSNTNEVYGGRVVDLLFEGLTSYDANGKSVNALAESIDTSDGQNYTIKVKKGAKFTNGEAVTAKSFVDAWNFAALSTNAQSSSSFFESIEGYDAVSAVTKTKGADGKSTSTPAPTAQTMSGLVLKDDSTITVKLAQPEADWPQRLGYSAFMPLPADALKDPKAFGENPIGNGPYKMAAKGAWQHDSQIALVKNPDYQGTRMAKNGGVTFKFYTDPAPAYTDVQANNLDVTDVLPTNALKTYTTDFPDHSLNKAFAGNATLNIPNYLPEFQGPAGQLRRQAISMAINRDEITKVVFNGTRIPAKDFTSPSIDGYNANVTGSDVLKFDAAKAKDLWAKADAMSPWPAAKVLQLAYNTDGGNKEWIDAVANNLKNNLGIKAEGQPFAKFAEILNLRTAKTLPGFTRAGWQADYPSLFNFLGPLLKTGASANYEGYSNPEFDKLLTEGLASKSTDDANKKFTQAQEILFKDLPNLPLWYQARQAVWSQNVSNVDSGWNGVLLYYNITAK; this is encoded by the coding sequence ATGCGTTTTTCGCGCACTTCCAAAGCTCTTGGCTTGCTGGCTGTCGCCGCACTTGCCCTCACCGGATGCGGTAGCTCTGGCTCCGGAAGCAGTGGCCAGACCGCTGCCGGCGATCCGAGCAAAATCATCACCGCATACAGCAATGAACCCCAGCACCCCCTGATCCCTTCCAACACCAACGAGGTGTACGGTGGCCGCGTTGTCGACCTCCTGTTCGAAGGCCTGACCAGCTACGACGCCAATGGCAAGTCCGTGAACGCACTCGCGGAATCCATTGACACGAGCGACGGCCAGAACTACACCATCAAGGTCAAGAAGGGCGCCAAGTTCACCAACGGCGAGGCAGTCACCGCCAAGAGCTTCGTTGATGCTTGGAACTTCGCCGCACTGAGCACCAATGCCCAGTCCAGCAGCAGCTTCTTCGAATCCATCGAAGGCTACGACGCAGTCAGCGCCGTCACGAAGACCAAGGGCGCGGACGGCAAGTCAACGTCGACTCCCGCACCGACCGCCCAGACGATGTCCGGCCTGGTGCTGAAGGACGATTCGACCATCACGGTCAAGCTGGCACAGCCGGAGGCCGACTGGCCGCAGCGCCTCGGCTACTCCGCCTTCATGCCGCTTCCGGCCGACGCACTCAAGGACCCGAAGGCCTTCGGCGAAAACCCCATCGGCAACGGCCCGTACAAGATGGCCGCCAAGGGTGCCTGGCAGCACGACAGCCAGATCGCCCTCGTCAAGAACCCTGACTACCAGGGCACTCGTATGGCCAAGAACGGCGGCGTGACCTTCAAGTTCTACACCGACCCGGCTCCGGCTTACACGGACGTCCAGGCCAACAACCTTGACGTTACCGACGTCCTGCCGACGAACGCCCTGAAGACCTACACCACGGACTTCCCGGACCACAGCCTGAACAAGGCTTTCGCAGGCAACGCAACCCTGAACATCCCGAACTACCTGCCTGAGTTCCAGGGACCCGCCGGCCAGCTGCGTCGCCAGGCCATCTCCATGGCGATCAACCGCGATGAGATCACCAAGGTCGTCTTCAACGGCACCCGTATCCCGGCGAAGGACTTCACGTCTCCGTCCATCGATGGCTACAACGCCAACGTGACCGGCTCCGACGTTCTGAAGTTCGACGCCGCGAAGGCCAAGGACCTCTGGGCAAAGGCAGACGCCATGAGCCCGTGGCCCGCCGCCAAGGTTCTCCAGCTCGCGTACAACACCGATGGTGGCAACAAGGAATGGATTGACGCCGTTGCCAACAACCTGAAGAACAACCTCGGCATCAAGGCAGAAGGCCAGCCGTTCGCCAAGTTCGCCGAGATCCTGAACCTCCGCACGGCCAAGACCCTCCCGGGCTTCACCCGCGCCGGTTGGCAGGCAGACTATCCGTCGCTGTTCAACTTCCTCGGCCCGCTGCTGAAGACCGGTGCCAGCGCGAACTACGAGGGTTACAGCAACCCTGAGTTCGACAAGCTGCTGACCGAGGGCCTGGCATCCAAGTCCACGGACGACGCCAACAAGAAGTTCACCCAGGCACAGGAAATCCTCTTCAAGGACCTCCCGAACCTGCCCCTGTGGTACCAGGCACGCCAGGCTGTATGGAGCCAGAACGTTAGCAACGTTGACTCCGGCTGGAACGGCGTCCTGCTGTACTACAACATCACCGCAAAGTAG
- a CDS encoding ABC transporter permease: MTQYILRRLLQVIPVFLGTTLLVYFMVFALPGDPIRALFGDRPPSESVIAALRQQYNLDQPFWVQYGLFLKNLFTFNLGVDFTGQPIAATLGRVFPVTAMLAVEALAIQAVFGVAFGLIAGLRKGKIFDSTVLVASLVVIAVPTFVLGFVLQLVVGVQLGWAKPTVGSNADWGTLILPATVLGLVSFAYVLRLTRASVIENMNADYVRTATAKGLSRPRVVLAHILRNSMIPVVTYLGANLGGLMGGAIVTEGIFNVPGVGQKLYQAVIRSEGPTVVAIVSVLVLVFVAANLLVDLLYAWLDPRIRYEK; the protein is encoded by the coding sequence GTGACCCAGTACATCCTCCGGCGTTTGCTGCAGGTCATTCCCGTGTTCCTGGGAACCACCCTGCTCGTGTACTTCATGGTCTTTGCCCTCCCGGGCGACCCCATCCGCGCCCTGTTCGGCGACCGACCGCCCAGCGAGTCCGTCATTGCCGCGCTGCGCCAGCAATACAACCTCGACCAGCCGTTCTGGGTCCAGTACGGCCTGTTCCTCAAGAACCTCTTCACGTTCAACCTCGGAGTGGACTTCACCGGCCAGCCAATCGCCGCCACCCTTGGCCGCGTTTTCCCGGTCACCGCCATGCTCGCCGTCGAGGCTCTTGCCATCCAGGCTGTCTTCGGTGTGGCCTTCGGCCTGATTGCCGGCCTGCGCAAGGGGAAGATCTTCGACTCCACCGTGCTGGTCGCCTCACTCGTGGTCATTGCCGTCCCGACGTTCGTCCTGGGCTTCGTGCTTCAGCTCGTCGTCGGCGTGCAGCTCGGCTGGGCCAAGCCGACCGTTGGATCCAACGCGGACTGGGGCACCCTGATCCTTCCGGCCACGGTCCTCGGCCTCGTGTCCTTTGCCTACGTGCTGCGCCTCACCCGCGCCTCGGTCATTGAAAACATGAACGCCGACTACGTCCGCACCGCAACCGCGAAAGGCCTCTCCCGCCCCCGCGTAGTCCTGGCCCACATCCTGCGGAACTCCATGATTCCCGTGGTCACCTACCTGGGCGCGAACCTGGGTGGCTTGATGGGCGGCGCGATCGTCACCGAAGGCATTTTCAACGTGCCCGGCGTCGGCCAGAAGCTCTACCAAGCCGTGATCCGCAGCGAAGGCCCCACCGTCGTCGCCATTGTGAGCGTCCTGGTACTGGTTTTCGTTGCCGCCAACCTGTTGGTGGACCTCCTTTACGCCTGGCTTGACCCCAGGATTCGCTATGAAAAGTAG
- a CDS encoding ABC transporter permease, producing MKSNREIEHYIAPIDETPLLATDTLKVDAAPLSLWADAWRKLRRRPLFIISALMILLLLVVAFFPGLFTQTAPNDNCQLGDSLAGPSAGHPLGFTFQGCDIYSRVIHGTQASLTVGVVSVIFVLIIGVTLGALAGFFGGWVDTIIARIGDIFFALPLVLGALVVTQLPFFRENKSVFTVVMVIVMLGWPQMARITRGAVIEVRNADFVTAARSLGVSKIGTLVRHVVPNALAPIIVLATMELGVFIVTEATLSFLGIGLPGSIMSWGNDISAAKDTLRTNPEVLMFPATALSITVLSFIMLGDALRDALDPKSRKR from the coding sequence ATGAAAAGTAACCGTGAGATCGAGCACTACATTGCCCCTATCGACGAGACACCGCTGCTGGCGACCGATACCCTCAAGGTCGACGCCGCACCCCTGAGCCTGTGGGCGGATGCCTGGCGGAAGCTCCGCCGTCGGCCGCTCTTCATCATCTCGGCGCTCATGATTCTGCTGCTCCTCGTCGTCGCGTTCTTCCCGGGCCTGTTCACGCAGACAGCCCCGAACGACAACTGCCAGCTGGGCGACTCCCTCGCGGGCCCCTCGGCCGGCCACCCCCTGGGATTCACCTTCCAGGGCTGCGACATCTACTCCCGCGTCATCCACGGCACGCAGGCATCCTTGACTGTCGGCGTCGTCTCCGTCATCTTCGTCCTGATCATCGGAGTTACGCTCGGCGCGCTTGCAGGCTTCTTCGGCGGCTGGGTCGACACCATCATTGCCCGCATTGGCGACATCTTCTTCGCCTTGCCGTTGGTCCTCGGCGCACTGGTAGTTACCCAGCTCCCCTTCTTCCGCGAGAACAAGAGCGTCTTCACCGTGGTCATGGTCATTGTGATGCTCGGCTGGCCGCAAATGGCCCGAATCACCCGAGGTGCCGTGATCGAGGTCCGCAACGCGGATTTCGTCACTGCCGCACGCTCGCTCGGTGTCTCCAAGATCGGCACGCTGGTCCGGCACGTCGTTCCGAACGCTCTCGCGCCGATCATCGTCCTGGCCACCATGGAGCTTGGCGTCTTCATCGTGACGGAGGCAACGCTGTCCTTCCTTGGCATTGGCCTGCCCGGCAGCATCATGTCCTGGGGTAACGACATTTCCGCAGCGAAGGACACGTTGCGCACCAACCCCGAGGTGCTGATGTTCCCCGCAACCGCACTGTCCATCACGGTCCTGAGCTTCATCATGCTTGGCGACGCGTTGCGTGACGCCCTTGATCCCAAGAGCCGCAAGCGATGA
- a CDS encoding ABC transporter ATP-binding protein, whose product MTTSNITIDEAGTEERPLLEIRDLAISFQTAGGEFQAVKNAHLTIMPGETVAIVGESGSGKSTTALAAIGLLPENGRVSGGQILLDGEDISHAPERRMIELRGNTIGMVPQDPMSNLNPVWKIGYQVRETLRANGKPSGPADVARVLGEAGLPDARRRAKQYPHEFSGGMRQRALIAIGLSCQPRLLIADEPTSALDVTVQRQILDHLETMTAELGTAVLLITHDLGLAAERADKVVVMYRGNVVEAGPSLELLRNPQHPYTQRLVASAPSLASRRIQAAKAEGIRTEELLAPTEAVVEKALSDDVLKVESLSKVFKLRSGVGKATDFKAVDNVSFNVKRGTTTAIVGESGSGKSTVAQMVLNLLAPTSGRIVFDGVDTSTLNSREIFKFRRRVQPIFQDPYGSLDPMYNIFRTIEEPLRTHKIGDKVSREKKVRELLDQVALPQSTMQRYPNELSGGQRQRVAIARALALDPEVIICDEAVSALDVLVQAQVLNLLAELQSNLGLTYLFITHDLAVVRQIADHVCVMQKGKLVETGSTDDVFDSPQQDYTKALLHAIPGASLMLPPVVA is encoded by the coding sequence ATGACAACGTCCAACATCACCATCGACGAAGCCGGAACCGAAGAGCGTCCGCTCCTGGAAATCCGGGACCTCGCCATCTCCTTCCAGACGGCGGGCGGCGAATTCCAGGCCGTCAAGAACGCGCACCTGACCATCATGCCCGGCGAGACTGTCGCCATTGTGGGCGAGTCCGGTTCGGGAAAGTCGACGACGGCGCTCGCCGCCATCGGCCTCCTGCCGGAGAACGGCAGGGTTTCCGGCGGGCAGATCCTGCTCGACGGCGAGGACATCTCGCATGCTCCGGAACGGCGCATGATCGAGCTGCGCGGCAACACGATCGGCATGGTTCCGCAGGATCCGATGTCCAACCTCAACCCGGTTTGGAAGATCGGCTACCAGGTCCGCGAGACATTGCGCGCCAACGGCAAGCCCAGCGGTCCTGCCGACGTCGCCCGCGTCCTGGGGGAAGCCGGCTTGCCGGACGCCCGACGCCGCGCCAAGCAGTATCCGCACGAATTCTCCGGCGGCATGCGCCAGCGGGCCCTGATCGCCATCGGCCTGTCCTGCCAGCCGCGGCTCCTGATTGCGGATGAGCCGACGTCGGCCCTGGACGTCACGGTGCAGCGCCAGATCCTGGACCACCTCGAAACCATGACCGCGGAGCTCGGCACGGCAGTCTTGCTCATCACCCACGATCTTGGCCTGGCTGCCGAGCGTGCGGACAAAGTGGTGGTCATGTACCGCGGCAACGTGGTGGAGGCCGGCCCTTCGCTCGAATTGCTCCGCAACCCGCAACACCCCTACACCCAGCGGTTGGTGGCCTCGGCGCCGTCCCTCGCTTCCAGGAGGATCCAGGCTGCCAAGGCCGAAGGAATCCGGACGGAAGAACTCCTGGCGCCCACCGAAGCTGTGGTCGAAAAGGCGTTGTCGGACGACGTCCTGAAGGTCGAGAGCCTCAGCAAGGTCTTCAAGCTGCGCTCCGGAGTGGGCAAGGCAACGGACTTCAAAGCGGTGGACAACGTCTCGTTCAACGTCAAACGCGGGACGACGACGGCGATCGTGGGGGAGTCGGGTTCCGGCAAGTCCACGGTGGCCCAGATGGTCCTCAACCTGCTCGCACCGACGTCGGGGCGGATCGTGTTCGACGGCGTTGACACCTCCACCCTGAACAGCCGGGAGATCTTCAAGTTCCGGCGCCGAGTCCAGCCGATTTTCCAGGACCCGTACGGTTCGCTCGACCCGATGTACAACATCTTCAGGACCATCGAGGAACCGCTCCGGACCCACAAGATCGGTGACAAGGTCAGCCGCGAGAAGAAGGTCCGGGAACTCCTGGACCAGGTGGCGCTGCCGCAGTCCACCATGCAGCGGTACCCGAACGAGCTCTCCGGCGGGCAAAGGCAGCGCGTCGCGATCGCGCGGGCCCTGGCCCTCGACCCCGAAGTGATCATCTGTGACGAGGCGGTCTCCGCCCTGGACGTTTTGGTGCAGGCGCAGGTACTGAACCTTCTTGCCGAGCTGCAGTCCAATCTCGGACTGACGTACCTCTTCATCACGCACGACCTCGCCGTCGTGCGGCAGATCGCCGACCATGTCTGCGTGATGCAGAAGGGCAAGCTCGTGGAAACGGGCAGCACGGACGACGTCTTCGATTCGCCGCAGCAGGACTACACCAAGGCGCTGCTTCACGCGATCCCGGGTGCCAGCCTGATGCTGCCGCCCGTAGTGGCCTGA
- the typA gene encoding translational GTPase TypA → MSETTTNTAAATASRSDLRNVAIVAHVDHGKTTLVDAMLKQTNSFAEHNHLEDRVMDSGDLEREKGITILAKNTTVAYNGPSSNGETITINVIDTPGHADFGGEVERGLSMVDGVVLLVDASEGPLPQTRFVLRKALAAHLPVILLVNKTDRPDARIDEVVHESMDLLLGLASDLADEVPDLDLDKILEVPVVYAAAKVGRASLDQPADGSAPDNEDLEPLFKTIIEHIPAPTYNPNGVLQAHVTNLDASPFLGRLALLRIYNGTLRKGQTVAWARANGELKNVKITELLATKALDRVPTDSAGPGEIVAVAGIEEITIGETLTDAENPQPLPLITVDDPAISMTIGINTSPLAGKVKGAKVTARQVKDRLDKELIGNVSIKVLPTERPDAWEVQGRGELALAILVEQMRREGFELTVGKPQVVTRTIDGKIHEPMEHMTIDVPEEYLGAVTQLMAARKGRMTNMANHGTGWCRMEFIVPARGLIGFRTKFLTDTRGAGIASSISEGYEPWAGPIEYRTNGSMVADRAGVVTPFAMINLQERGSFFVKPTSEVYEGMIVGENSRADDMDVNITKEKKLTNMRAASSDTFENLTPPRDLTLEESLEFAREDECVEVTPESIRIRKLILDANERAKATRARAKV, encoded by the coding sequence ATGTCTGAAACCACCACCAACACCGCCGCGGCCACTGCATCGCGCAGTGATCTGCGCAACGTCGCGATCGTGGCCCACGTTGACCACGGCAAGACCACCCTGGTCGACGCCATGCTCAAGCAGACCAACTCCTTCGCCGAGCACAACCACCTGGAAGACCGCGTCATGGACTCCGGTGACCTGGAGCGCGAAAAGGGCATCACCATCCTCGCCAAGAACACCACGGTTGCCTACAACGGCCCGTCGTCCAATGGCGAGACCATCACCATCAACGTGATCGACACCCCCGGCCACGCCGACTTCGGTGGCGAGGTGGAGCGCGGCCTGTCCATGGTTGATGGCGTGGTCCTCCTGGTCGACGCTTCCGAAGGTCCGCTGCCGCAGACCCGCTTCGTGCTCCGCAAGGCCCTTGCCGCGCACCTGCCCGTCATCCTGCTGGTCAACAAGACCGACCGCCCCGACGCCCGCATCGACGAGGTTGTGCACGAGTCCATGGACCTGCTCCTTGGCCTGGCCTCCGACCTCGCGGACGAAGTTCCGGACCTGGACCTGGACAAGATCCTGGAAGTTCCCGTGGTCTACGCCGCAGCCAAGGTCGGCCGCGCCTCCCTGGACCAGCCGGCTGATGGCTCGGCACCGGACAACGAGGATCTCGAACCCCTCTTCAAGACGATCATCGAGCACATCCCGGCGCCGACGTACAACCCGAACGGTGTCCTGCAGGCGCACGTCACCAACCTGGACGCTTCCCCGTTCCTCGGCCGCCTCGCACTCCTGCGCATCTACAACGGCACCCTCCGCAAGGGCCAGACCGTCGCTTGGGCGCGTGCCAACGGCGAACTGAAGAACGTCAAGATCACCGAGCTCCTCGCCACCAAGGCCCTCGACCGCGTTCCGACCGACTCGGCCGGCCCGGGCGAGATCGTGGCTGTTGCCGGTATCGAGGAAATCACCATTGGTGAGACCCTGACCGACGCCGAGAACCCGCAGCCGCTGCCCCTCATTACGGTGGATGACCCCGCGATCTCCATGACCATCGGTATCAACACCTCCCCGCTGGCCGGCAAGGTCAAGGGCGCCAAGGTTACCGCCCGCCAGGTGAAGGATCGCCTGGACAAGGAACTGATCGGTAACGTCTCCATCAAGGTTCTGCCCACCGAGCGTCCCGATGCTTGGGAAGTCCAGGGCCGTGGCGAGCTTGCGCTGGCCATCCTCGTGGAGCAGATGCGACGCGAAGGCTTCGAACTGACTGTCGGCAAGCCGCAGGTTGTCACCCGGACCATCGACGGCAAGATCCACGAGCCGATGGAACACATGACCATCGACGTTCCCGAAGAGTACCTCGGTGCGGTCACGCAGCTCATGGCCGCCCGCAAGGGCCGCATGACCAACATGGCCAACCACGGTACGGGCTGGTGCCGCATGGAATTCATCGTTCCGGCACGTGGCCTCATCGGCTTCCGCACCAAGTTCCTCACGGACACCCGTGGCGCCGGCATCGCTTCCTCGATCTCCGAAGGCTACGAGCCGTGGGCCGGCCCCATCGAATACCGCACCAACGGTTCGATGGTTGCCGACCGTGCCGGCGTCGTCACCCCCTTCGCCATGATCAACCTGCAGGAACGCGGCTCCTTCTTCGTGAAGCCCACGTCCGAGGTCTACGAAGGCATGATCGTCGGCGAGAACTCCCGCGCCGACGACATGGACGTCAACATCACGAAGGAAAAGAAGCTCACCAACATGCGTGCCGCTTCCTCCGACACCTTCGAGAACCTGACGCCGCCCCGCGATCTCACCCTCGAAGAGTCCCTCGAATTCGCCCGCGAAGACGAGTGCGTTGAGGTGACCCCGGAGTCCATCCGTATCCGCAAGCTGATCCTGGACGCCAACGAGCGCGCCAAGGCCACCCGCGCCCGCGCCAAAGTCTGA
- a CDS encoding type IV toxin-antitoxin system AbiEi family antitoxin domain-containing protein, translating to MVNIIDVISAYDGVARAKHLAAAGVSHFQLKSALASGRVLRVARGVYAVPGADPGLLAIRSLPAEPACISAAGLSGLWVMDDPQVPHVAVPHSRKYEGFVCHRSAAPPTLMDSVVQALRCLPDLDGLVIAESAVALGRLPLTAMRMRLSGRNDARERRLVSRIVPQSQSIIECIARYYLREAGFHVESQVNIPGMGHLDLMVDGRLGIETDGADFHMDKPSFEEDRRRWNVTTRLGVPTLVVSYSVVKNRPREFVAMVRDTLRSLDRAA from the coding sequence ATGGTAAACATCATTGACGTCATTTCAGCGTACGACGGCGTGGCGCGGGCTAAGCATCTCGCTGCGGCCGGGGTGTCGCATTTCCAGCTGAAATCCGCGTTGGCGAGCGGGCGGGTTCTCCGCGTGGCGAGAGGGGTCTATGCGGTGCCGGGTGCCGATCCCGGCTTGCTCGCCATCCGGTCCCTTCCTGCGGAACCGGCCTGCATTTCCGCGGCCGGGCTGTCCGGGCTGTGGGTCATGGATGACCCCCAAGTTCCCCATGTGGCGGTCCCTCACAGCCGAAAGTACGAGGGGTTTGTTTGCCATAGATCCGCGGCCCCGCCCACATTGATGGATTCAGTCGTCCAGGCCCTGCGGTGCCTGCCGGATCTGGACGGCCTGGTCATTGCCGAATCGGCCGTTGCTCTTGGCAGGTTGCCGCTCACGGCCATGAGGATGAGGCTGAGTGGGCGGAACGACGCACGGGAGCGGAGGCTCGTATCACGGATCGTTCCCCAGTCACAGTCGATCATTGAGTGCATCGCCAGGTACTACCTGCGCGAAGCGGGTTTCCACGTTGAATCACAAGTGAACATTCCGGGCATGGGGCATCTGGACCTGATGGTGGACGGAAGACTGGGGATTGAAACCGATGGAGCAGATTTCCACATGGACAAGCCGAGCTTCGAGGAGGACCGCCGTCGGTGGAATGTCACTACCAGGTTGGGTGTCCCTACCTTGGTTGTGAGCTATTCGGTGGTGAAGAACCGGCCTCGGGAATTTGTGGCGATGGTCCGGGACACTCTGAGGTCTCTCGACCGAGCCGCATGA
- the fdxA gene encoding ferredoxin yields MTYVIAQPCVDVKDKACIEECPVDCIYEGERSLYIHPDECVDCGACEPVCPVEAIYYEDDTPEEWADYYKANVEFFDDLGSPGGAAKIGNTGKDHPFIAALPPQNQDH; encoded by the coding sequence GTGACCTACGTAATCGCGCAGCCGTGTGTGGACGTCAAGGACAAGGCGTGTATTGAAGAATGCCCTGTTGACTGCATCTACGAAGGCGAACGTTCCCTCTATATCCACCCGGATGAGTGCGTGGACTGCGGAGCTTGCGAACCAGTGTGCCCGGTGGAAGCGATCTACTACGAGGACGACACCCCGGAGGAATGGGCCGACTACTACAAGGCCAACGTCGAGTTCTTCGATGACCTTGGCTCCCCGGGCGGAGCTGCGAAGATCGGCAACACCGGCAAGGACCACCCCTTCATCGCCGCGCTGCCTCCACAGAACCAAGACCACTAA
- the dapC gene encoding succinyldiaminopimelate transaminase, with protein sequence MISAAPAFGLNLPDYPWEAMAPYVAKASEHPGGAVNLSIGTPVDPTPQLIREALARAADAHGYPTVHGTEALREAVSNWFASRRGVHGIDPRDVLPTVGSKELVAWLPFLLGLSAGDVVVRPTVAYPTYDIGAMLAGATAIAADSLDELDPATRSRVRLIWINSPGNPTGGVRDVESLRQIVAQAREIGAVVASDECYAELGWGEWDAQRGGEAVPSVLDPRVTGGSTDGLLCVYSLSKQSNLAGYRAAFVAGDSSIVANLVNSRKHAGMIVPYPVQEAMRIALGDAGHVLAQKDLYRGRRERLLPALRNFGLQIQESKAGLYLWSTAGEATWDTVRRFADLGIVVGPGVFYGDAGNGFIRVALTGTDERIDAAVERLNTAR encoded by the coding sequence TTGATTTCTGCGGCCCCCGCTTTCGGCCTCAACCTGCCCGACTACCCTTGGGAAGCTATGGCGCCGTACGTGGCCAAGGCTTCAGAGCACCCGGGCGGGGCAGTCAATCTCTCCATCGGAACCCCCGTGGATCCTACGCCGCAGCTGATCCGCGAGGCACTCGCCCGGGCAGCTGACGCCCATGGTTACCCAACGGTCCACGGCACGGAAGCTCTTCGCGAGGCCGTGTCCAACTGGTTCGCCAGCCGTCGCGGGGTCCACGGGATCGACCCGAGGGACGTGCTGCCGACCGTCGGCTCGAAGGAATTGGTGGCCTGGCTGCCGTTCCTGTTGGGACTCAGCGCAGGCGACGTCGTGGTACGCCCCACCGTTGCGTACCCGACCTACGACATTGGCGCCATGCTCGCCGGGGCCACTGCTATCGCCGCGGACAGCCTGGACGAACTGGACCCAGCCACCCGCTCCAGGGTCCGGCTCATCTGGATCAATTCCCCGGGCAACCCCACGGGGGGCGTCCGTGACGTCGAATCCCTCAGGCAGATCGTGGCCCAGGCGCGCGAGATTGGCGCGGTCGTGGCGTCGGATGAATGCTATGCCGAGCTCGGCTGGGGCGAATGGGATGCCCAGCGTGGCGGCGAGGCAGTGCCGAGCGTCCTTGACCCGCGTGTCACCGGAGGGTCCACGGACGGCCTGTTGTGCGTCTACTCACTCAGCAAGCAGTCGAACCTGGCCGGCTACCGTGCCGCCTTCGTGGCCGGAGACTCGTCGATCGTGGCGAATTTGGTCAATAGCCGCAAGCACGCCGGCATGATCGTGCCCTACCCGGTCCAGGAAGCAATGCGCATCGCGCTCGGCGATGCCGGCCACGTGCTCGCCCAAAAGGATCTCTACCGCGGCCGCCGTGAACGCCTCCTGCCGGCACTGCGGAACTTTGGCCTGCAGATCCAGGAGTCCAAAGCCGGACTGTACTTGTGGTCCACCGCAGGGGAGGCGACGTGGGACACTGTTCGGCGTTTCGCTGACCTGGGGATCGTCGTCGGGCCCGGCGTGTTCTATGGAGACGCCGGCAATGGTTTCATCCGGGTGGCGCTCACGGGCACGGACGAACGCATCGATGCGGCCGTGGAACGCTTGAACACCGCTCGGTAA
- a CDS encoding citrate synthase, translated as MTETTSATLRHAGGELELPRIKVVEGNEGYDVSKLLKQTGAVAYDPGFMNTAATTSAITYIDGDAGILRYRGYPIEQLAQHSSFLEVSYLLIYGNLPTPTELDAFDQRIRHHTLLHEELKGFFGGFPRDAHPMPVLSSAVSALSTFYQDSLDPFNPEHVEVSTIRLMAKLPVIAAYAHKKSIGQPMLYPDNSMNLVENFLRLSFGLPAEQYELDPVVVKALDLLLILHADHEQNCSTSTVRLVGSSNANLFASVSAGINALFGPAHGGANEAVLKMLRQIQADGIKPEEYMEKVKNKEDGVRLMGFGHRVYKNYDPRAKIIKATAHEILGKLGGNDELLDIAMRLEEKALADDYFIQRKLYPNVDFYTGLIYKAMGFPEKMFTVLFAIGRLPGWIAQWREMINDPQTKIGRPRQLYTGEPERDYPAI; from the coding sequence ATGACTGAGACCACCAGCGCTACCCTGCGCCATGCCGGCGGAGAGCTCGAGCTCCCGCGGATCAAGGTTGTAGAAGGGAACGAAGGATACGACGTTTCCAAGCTGCTGAAGCAGACGGGCGCCGTCGCCTATGACCCCGGCTTCATGAACACCGCCGCCACCACGTCGGCAATCACCTACATCGATGGCGACGCCGGTATCCTGCGGTACCGCGGCTACCCGATCGAGCAGCTTGCCCAGCACTCAAGCTTCCTGGAAGTTTCCTACCTGCTGATCTACGGCAACCTGCCCACGCCCACCGAGCTGGACGCGTTCGACCAGCGGATCCGCCACCACACGCTGCTCCACGAAGAGCTCAAGGGCTTCTTCGGCGGCTTCCCGCGTGACGCGCACCCGATGCCGGTGCTTTCCTCGGCTGTCTCCGCGCTGTCCACGTTCTACCAGGACTCCCTGGACCCGTTCAATCCTGAGCACGTGGAAGTTTCCACTATCCGCCTCATGGCGAAGCTCCCGGTCATCGCGGCCTACGCCCACAAGAAGTCCATCGGCCAGCCCATGCTGTACCCGGACAACTCCATGAACCTCGTGGAGAACTTCCTGCGCCTGAGCTTCGGCCTGCCGGCAGAGCAGTACGAGCTGGACCCCGTCGTCGTCAAGGCGCTGGACCTCCTGCTCATCCTGCACGCCGACCACGAGCAGAACTGCTCGACGTCGACCGTCCGCCTTGTGGGGTCCTCGAACGCGAACCTGTTCGCTTCCGTTTCCGCAGGCATCAACGCCCTCTTCGGTCCCGCCCACGGTGGCGCGAACGAAGCCGTGCTGAAGATGCTGCGCCAGATCCAGGCCGACGGCATCAAGCCCGAGGAGTACATGGAGAAGGTCAAGAACAAGGAGGACGGCGTCCGCCTCATGGGCTTCGGACACCGGGTCTACAAGAACTACGACCCCCGCGCGAAGATCATCAAAGCGACTGCACACGAGATCCTGGGCAAGCTCGGCGGCAACGACGAGCTCCTGGACATCGCGATGCGCCTCGAAGAGAAGGCCCTGGCCGATGACTACTTCATCCAGCGCAAGCTCTACCCGAACGTCGACTTCTACACCGGACTGATCTACAAGGCCATGGGCTTCCCCGAGAAGATGTTCACCGTGCTGTTCGCCATCGGCCGACTCCCCGGCTGGATCGCCCAGTGGCGCGAAATGATCAACGATCCCCAGACGAAGATCGGCCGTCCGCGGCAGCTCTACACAGGAGAGCCGGAGCGCGACTACCCGGCGATTTAG